In one Magallana gigas chromosome 9, xbMagGiga1.1, whole genome shotgun sequence genomic region, the following are encoded:
- the LOC105328132 gene encoding uncharacterized protein has product MSSLSLSRSQTFRNPDEDFVLHGQRTSYCEKPDYLSNSQLTSTSERLCQHLKFNPEKYEDRRGNLGNLATKLDRVSQELSNTFTRSVTFSDSMMRKPSMEQIVRIDHLYDKEFPEAKLSRFTPSISRSEKSRYYPTDDYTMVERRDYPLATYDSLAKKYYPVTFSAVLEEEKLKDQLSRSQCMSAPASGRKHAYTRAKSALQKLRQTAVDDKYYKYNSRDFQMMERSDEEKMYSMLREAPTIASSMGMLTTPYESNIATLRRDRLRLEEERLLELKKLEEIEKLRPPREKWYESTGTDFHYECHKNTELEKTEQKWKDTTKKLERNETLMKSLAEICM; this is encoded by the exons ATGTCAAGTTTGTCACTCAGTCGAAGTCAAACCTTTAGAAATCCTGACGAGGATTTTGTGCTACATGGCCAACGAACATCATATTG CGAGAAGCCTGACTATCTCAGTAATTCTCAACTGACCAGTACTTCAGAGAGGCTCTGTCAGCACCTTAAGTTTAACCCAGAAAAGTATGAGGACAGGCGTGGAAATCTGGGTAATCTGGCGACAAAACTGGATCGAGTGAGCCAGGAACTCTCCAACACTTTCACCCGCAGTGTGACATTCAGTGACAGTATGATGAGGAAACCTTCCATGGAACAGATTGTCAGGATCGACCATCTCTATGACAAGGAATTTCCAGAGGCCAAGCTTTCTAGATTCACTCCGTCGATATCCAGATCGGAAAAGTCTAGATATTACCCTACAGATGATTATACTATGGTGGAGAGGAGAGATTATCCATTAGCTACTTACGATTCACTAGCGAAGAAGTACTATCCTGTCACCTTCAGTGCTGTGTTGGAGGAGGAGAAACTGAAGGATCAACTTTCACGTTCGCAGTGTATGTCTGCGCCAGCCTCGGGAAGGAAACACGCCTACACAAGAGCCAAGTCAGCTCTCCAGAAACTGAGGCAGACAGCTGTGGATGACAAATATTACAAGTATAACTCTAGAGATTTCCAGATGATGGAGAGAAGCGATGAAGAGAAAATGTATTCAATGTTACGAGAGGCTCCTACTATAG CATCATCAATGGGCATGTTAACCACTCCCTATGAGAGTAACATTGCCACTCTACGCAGGGATAGACTCAGACTGGAGGAAGAAAGACTACTAGAGCTGAAAAAATTAGAAGAAATTGAGAAGTTGAGGCCTCCCAGAGAAAAATG GTATGAGTCTACAGGGACTGACTTCCATTATGAATGTCACAAGAATACAGAGCTAGAAAAGACGGAACAGAAATGGAAAGACACCACCAAGAAATTGGAGAGAAATGAGACACTGATGAAATCTCTGGCTGAAATCTGTATGTGA